In one window of Bifidobacterium sp. WK041_4_12 DNA:
- a CDS encoding holo-ACP synthase, which translates to MSEILGLGHDVVDVDAFAQQWREPSSTMRKLFSVRELRQCTMRAALKHDDEALHAAARWAGKESVIKAWSEALADHAYPYSIESVPWHQIEILDDSRGRPRVMLAAPVAERLIASQQPVECEPVERRSAEYEAKERKSAEYVWHVSLSHDGGIASAVVLLCLE; encoded by the coding sequence ATGAGCGAAATTCTTGGTTTGGGCCATGATGTTGTGGATGTTGATGCATTCGCGCAGCAGTGGCGTGAACCGTCATCGACCATGCGCAAGCTTTTCTCGGTGCGAGAGTTGCGCCAGTGCACCATGCGTGCGGCGCTCAAGCACGATGACGAGGCTTTGCACGCCGCGGCTCGTTGGGCTGGCAAGGAGTCAGTCATCAAGGCCTGGTCGGAAGCCTTGGCCGATCATGCATACCCATATTCAATCGAGAGTGTGCCTTGGCATCAGATAGAGATTCTCGATGATTCCCGCGGCCGACCGCGCGTGATGCTTGCGGCTCCTGTTGCCGAGCGGTTGATTGCTTCGCAGCAGCCGGTTGAGTGTGAGCCAGTGGAGCGTAGGTCTGCGGAGTATGAGGCCAAGGAGCGTAAGTCAGCTGAGTATGTCTGGCATGTTTCGCTGAGCCATGATGGTGGCATCGCTT
- a CDS encoding biotin carboxylase N-terminal domain-containing protein has protein sequence MKKLLIANRGEIALRVVRTAQEMGIETVAVYAEQDRNAPYTQMADEAYLLPGDTNLQTYLNEDLIVDVAKRAGADALHPGYGFLSEFPTFARKVIDAGITWVGPSPHVLEELGDKITACKVAERAKVPVVPGIAEPVSDMRVLLDFANQNGYPVMMKKADGGGGRGITPIHNDDELRAFYMNHDALQGGDLGDYFIEKFVDKARHVETQSGRDSHGNFTVYSTRDCSVQRRNQKLVEEAPAPFLSDDVKSQLEGFSHRLFETAGYVGLGTCEFLVSRGKVYFMEVNPRLQVEHTVSEQVCGLDLVREQLDIADGASLTKAPEPRGHSFELRITSEDPATNLTPSSGTLEAITWPTGPGIRIDSGVEVGDTVSPKDDSMMGKVIITAQDRLRAVARARRALREMSIEGVPTPATLFQKIFTNPEFTAEDHSFDVTTKWLERNYLNVEPKTTTTGQPASMSAPESNGGEAGSDAAGEDRTSVETFTIEVDDKRVKLALPEGMFAGMEVGGASSRGARRATQPLRGQGLHDVTKQSASQNQQGAGVIVATMQAVVTRINVAEGQQVEKGDLMVVLESMKMENYVYAPAKGVVSKIMVSVADGVDPGETLVKLDIAKSEDSQNSGKQGGEA, from the coding sequence ATGAAGAAGCTGTTGATCGCGAATCGCGGTGAGATTGCCCTTCGAGTGGTGCGAACAGCACAGGAGATGGGAATCGAAACGGTTGCAGTCTATGCCGAGCAGGATCGCAATGCGCCCTACACGCAGATGGCGGACGAAGCATATCTGCTGCCGGGCGACACCAATCTGCAGACCTATCTGAATGAAGATCTGATTGTCGACGTCGCCAAGCGTGCAGGAGCTGACGCCTTGCACCCGGGATATGGCTTCCTTTCGGAATTCCCAACCTTCGCACGCAAGGTCATCGACGCGGGCATCACCTGGGTAGGCCCTTCGCCGCATGTGTTGGAAGAACTCGGCGACAAGATCACGGCATGCAAGGTTGCCGAACGAGCCAAGGTTCCAGTCGTGCCTGGTATCGCAGAACCCGTAAGCGATATGCGGGTGCTGCTCGACTTCGCGAACCAGAACGGCTATCCGGTCATGATGAAGAAAGCCGATGGCGGTGGCGGCAGAGGCATCACCCCCATCCACAACGATGACGAGCTGCGCGCCTTCTACATGAATCACGATGCTCTTCAGGGCGGCGATCTGGGAGACTACTTCATCGAGAAGTTCGTTGACAAGGCTCGCCATGTCGAAACGCAGTCAGGACGCGACTCCCACGGCAACTTCACGGTGTACTCCACCCGTGACTGCTCGGTGCAGCGCAGAAACCAGAAGCTTGTCGAAGAGGCACCGGCCCCATTCCTGAGCGACGACGTCAAATCCCAGCTTGAAGGTTTCTCGCATCGTCTGTTCGAAACGGCCGGATACGTGGGCTTGGGCACCTGCGAGTTTCTGGTCAGCCGAGGCAAGGTCTACTTCATGGAAGTGAACCCTCGTCTACAGGTCGAACACACCGTGAGCGAACAGGTCTGCGGACTCGATCTGGTTCGTGAACAGCTTGATATCGCTGACGGCGCTTCACTGACCAAAGCTCCCGAACCACGCGGCCACAGCTTCGAGCTGCGCATCACCAGCGAGGATCCAGCGACCAATCTGACACCAAGCTCGGGCACGCTTGAGGCGATCACCTGGCCAACCGGTCCGGGCATCCGCATCGATTCTGGTGTTGAGGTTGGCGATACCGTTTCACCCAAGGACGATTCCATGATGGGCAAGGTCATTATCACAGCCCAGGATCGACTCAGAGCAGTCGCACGAGCACGTCGAGCATTACGAGAAATGAGCATCGAAGGCGTGCCGACACCGGCAACGCTATTCCAGAAGATTTTTACGAATCCAGAGTTTACGGCAGAAGACCACAGCTTCGACGTCACCACCAAATGGCTCGAACGCAACTATCTGAACGTCGAACCCAAGACGACCACAACCGGTCAGCCAGCTTCAATGTCTGCCCCTGAAAGCAATGGTGGAGAAGCAGGTAGCGACGCGGCCGGCGAGGATCGTACAAGCGTCGAAACCTTCACCATCGAGGTGGATGACAAGCGCGTCAAGCTTGCACTCCCCGAAGGCATGTTCGCAGGCATGGAAGTAGGTGGGGCAAGTTCCCGAGGCGCTCGCAGAGCAACGCAGCCGCTTCGAGGTCAAGGGCTGCACGATGTGACCAAGCAGTCGGCCAGCCAGAATCAGCAGGGAGCCGGCGTTATCGTCGCCACAATGCAGGCGGTAGTCACCCGTATCAATGTCGCGGAAGGTCAGCAGGTCGAGAAGGGTGATCTGATGGTGGTCCTTGAATCCATGAAGATGGAGAACTACGTGTACGCGCCAGCCAAGGGTGTAGTTTCAAAGATCATGGTCAGCGTTGCCGATGGCGTGGATCCGGGTGAAACCTTGGTCAAGCTTGATATCGCCAAGTCAGAGGATTCGCAGAATTCAGGCAAGCAAGGAGGTGAAGCATGA
- a CDS encoding biotin--[acetyl-CoA-carboxylase] ligase, which yields MASTVKLLDSVDSTNSLIARAVAASEFTNASDCVEHLFERSESETQNFDAEDDRRLPISIAISDMQTKCRGRQGRTWFNKPGESLLSSWAVPVNRELLDARFSGWLTTLCGLALIDALDEVAHRHDLQALNPDNQFMLKWPNDVFCQGRKLAGILSEMIPCDTNSAVLVIGIGMNLFVAQEDLPIDMSTSLQLQYSPLPPYAELRDEIVCTTTRHLRKEFSSFMSDPAEAVPRLLERVRQRSWTLGKQVQAHLAADKLLIGRALSINDDASLTILGHDGRRHEVTTADVGVLSNASA from the coding sequence GTGGCATCAACCGTAAAGCTGCTTGACAGCGTTGATTCAACCAACTCATTGATTGCCCGTGCAGTTGCAGCAAGCGAATTCACGAATGCATCCGATTGCGTGGAACACCTGTTTGAACGATCTGAATCAGAAACGCAGAACTTCGACGCTGAAGACGACCGCAGATTGCCCATCAGCATAGCCATTTCGGACATGCAGACCAAATGCCGAGGCAGGCAGGGTCGCACCTGGTTCAATAAGCCCGGCGAATCATTGCTCAGCTCATGGGCAGTGCCGGTGAACCGAGAACTGCTTGATGCACGCTTCTCAGGCTGGCTCACGACGCTCTGCGGGCTTGCGCTGATCGATGCGCTTGACGAGGTTGCCCACAGGCACGATTTGCAGGCATTGAACCCAGACAATCAATTCATGCTGAAATGGCCTAACGACGTGTTCTGCCAAGGACGCAAGCTGGCGGGAATCCTGAGCGAAATGATTCCGTGCGATACGAATTCTGCGGTGCTGGTCATCGGCATAGGCATGAACCTGTTCGTCGCCCAAGAAGACCTTCCGATAGACATGTCCACATCACTGCAATTGCAGTACTCACCATTGCCCCCATACGCCGAGCTTCGTGATGAAATCGTCTGCACCACCACGCGTCATCTTCGCAAGGAATTCAGTAGCTTCATGAGCGATCCTGCTGAGGCCGTACCCCGGCTGTTGGAACGAGTCAGGCAGCGCAGCTGGACGCTTGGCAAGCAGGTTCAGGCACATCTGGCCGCAGACAAGCTGCTGATCGGTCGGGCGCTTTCCATCAACGATGATGCCTCGCTTACCATTCTGGGACATGATGGCCGTCGCCACGAGGTCACGACAGCCGATGTCGGGGTGCTCTCCAATGCAAGCGCCTAA